The following proteins are co-located in the Robbsia betulipollinis genome:
- a CDS encoding amino acid ABC transporter permease: protein MKLHFDVGAVLQGSDGTRFAQGLLLTLEIALAAWLLAMLLGVALACLRLTRNRIAAAAVAGFVAYHRNVPMLVQVLFWYFGISTILPTGMQNLLNDYNGQAIFSVIAIGCCSGAYLCEDIRSGLRSIPAGQFEASRALGLNFARSMRFVILPQALRNAIPSMINHTVLLFKNTSLAMAIGAAELTYTSRAIENETFLSFETYFVATVLYLAISLLVMGAGAMLEQRVRLAGAR, encoded by the coding sequence ATGAAACTTCATTTCGACGTGGGCGCCGTATTGCAGGGCAGCGACGGGACGCGCTTTGCGCAGGGCCTGCTCCTGACGCTGGAGATCGCCCTGGCGGCATGGCTGCTGGCGATGTTGCTCGGCGTCGCGCTCGCCTGCCTGAGACTGACGCGAAACCGCATCGCCGCCGCGGCGGTCGCCGGATTCGTTGCCTACCATCGCAACGTTCCCATGCTCGTGCAGGTGCTTTTCTGGTATTTCGGCATTTCCACCATCCTGCCGACCGGCATGCAGAATCTGCTGAACGACTATAACGGGCAGGCCATCTTTTCCGTGATCGCGATCGGCTGCTGCAGCGGGGCCTATCTCTGCGAAGACATTCGCAGCGGCCTGCGCTCCATTCCCGCCGGCCAGTTCGAGGCAAGCCGCGCGCTCGGCCTCAACTTCGCGCGCTCGATGCGCTTCGTCATCCTGCCGCAGGCGCTGCGCAACGCGATTCCATCGATGATCAACCACACGGTGCTGTTGTTCAAGAACACGAGCCTGGCAATGGCGATCGGGGCGGCGGAACTGACCTATACGTCCCGCGCGATCGAGAACGAGACCTTCCTGTCGTTCGAGACCTACTTCGTGGCCACCGTCCTGTATCTCGCCATCTCCTTGCTCGTCATGGGCGCCGGCGCCATGCTCGAACAGCGGGTCCGCCTCGCGGGAGCGCGCTGA
- a CDS encoding amino acid ABC transporter permease: MWQILHDNWELLLIGQYPHGPVGGIVLTILLSISALVIAFPLGVLVAMARVSSFPLVRAAATGYVYTIRGIPLLMIVFWLYFLVPVFTGFPVTGFVTMLCALVVYDAAYLGEIIRSGIQALPRGQVEGARALGLSYLKTMRLIILPQALYNVVPSMVTQWVSTIKETSLGYIINVQEISFAADQINNRLMTRPFAVYLILAMSYFALCYALTQLAQYLEKRITKRRDGRRRARATGLEPAAGSSRLRNTAAIADN, from the coding sequence ATGTGGCAAATTCTCCACGACAACTGGGAATTGCTGCTCATCGGCCAGTATCCTCACGGGCCGGTCGGCGGCATCGTGTTGACGATCCTGCTCTCGATCAGCGCGCTCGTGATCGCTTTTCCGCTGGGTGTGCTGGTGGCCATGGCCCGCGTCAGCTCCTTTCCGCTCGTGCGGGCCGCGGCCACGGGCTACGTCTACACGATCCGCGGCATTCCGTTGCTGATGATCGTCTTCTGGCTGTATTTCCTGGTGCCCGTGTTCACCGGATTCCCGGTCACCGGTTTCGTCACCATGCTCTGCGCCCTGGTGGTCTACGATGCCGCCTACCTCGGCGAGATCATTCGCTCCGGCATTCAGGCGCTGCCCCGGGGACAGGTCGAGGGAGCCCGCGCGCTGGGCCTGAGCTATCTGAAGACGATGCGGCTCATCATCCTGCCGCAGGCGCTGTACAACGTCGTGCCCAGCATGGTGACGCAATGGGTATCGACGATCAAGGAAACGTCGCTGGGCTACATCATCAACGTGCAGGAAATTTCCTTTGCCGCCGATCAGATCAACAACCGGCTGATGACCAGGCCCTTCGCGGTATATCTGATCCTGGCGATGAGTTATTTCGCACTCTGCTACGCGCTCACCCAGCTCGCGCAATATCTCGAAAAACGCATCACGAAAAGGCGCGATGGTCGCCGCCGCGCCAGGGCCACGGGTCTCGAACCGGCTGCCGGATCGTCCAGGCTTCGCAACACCGCGGCGATCGCCGACAACTGA
- a CDS encoding amino acid ABC transporter ATP-binding protein, with amino-acid sequence MIGFVNVNKWYGEYHALVDINGKVDKGEVVVVCGPSGSGKSTLIRTVNRLEEIDRGKIHFDGKNIHDAKIEINAYRSAVGFVFQQFNLFPHLSVLENIVLSPVRVKREKRAAARDNAMRLLERVGLGGKADAFPAQLSGGQQQRVAIARALAMDPPAMLFDEPTSALDPEMVGEVLAVMKGLASEGMTMMCVTHEMNFAREVADQIWFMDEGKLLETAAPEAFFSNPQHPRARRFLSDLRNH; translated from the coding sequence ATGATTGGATTCGTCAATGTGAACAAATGGTATGGGGAATACCATGCGCTGGTCGATATCAATGGCAAGGTCGACAAAGGCGAAGTCGTGGTGGTCTGCGGCCCCTCGGGCTCGGGAAAATCCACGCTCATCCGCACCGTGAACCGGCTCGAGGAGATCGACCGGGGCAAGATCCATTTCGACGGCAAGAATATCCACGACGCGAAAATCGAAATCAACGCCTATCGCAGCGCGGTGGGTTTCGTCTTTCAGCAGTTCAACCTCTTTCCGCATCTCTCCGTACTCGAGAACATCGTCCTGTCGCCGGTTCGGGTGAAGCGCGAGAAACGCGCCGCGGCGCGCGACAATGCCATGCGGCTGCTCGAACGCGTGGGTTTGGGCGGCAAGGCGGATGCATTCCCGGCCCAGCTTTCCGGCGGACAGCAACAGCGCGTCGCCATCGCGCGCGCGCTGGCGATGGATCCGCCCGCCATGTTGTTCGACGAACCCACCAGCGCCCTCGATCCCGAAATGGTGGGCGAGGTGCTGGCCGTGATGAAGGGTCTGGCCAGCGAGGGCATGACCATGATGTGCGTCACGCACGAAATGAATTTCGCGCGCGAGGTCGCGGATCAGATCTGGTTCATGGACGAAGGCAAGCTGCTGGAAACCGCGGCGCCCGAAGCGTTCTTTTCCAACCCGCAGCACCCACGCGCCCGGCGTTTTCTGTCGGATCTCCGAAACCACTAA
- a CDS encoding transporter substrate-binding domain-containing protein, with translation MKSAEMKPVWMIAAVLLLTSAAASADQLSDIRQKGAVSCGVYSNVEPFSYPDPQSRELVGMDVDLCRALAKRLNVKAALQPLSVEARVPQLKLGRVDMVIANLAYTKTRASQIDFSDAYYSTKEVLVVKKDNANKTLADLAGQRFSATDGSTSAQSIPLSIKDGKAVTFHDTSSAFTALEQNKVQGFVTNQMTARQIQSQVKDTDGAVAILKEPMLIEPIAVGLPQGQPALKDAVNAALVDMDKNGEMQQIFDKWLGPKTKYGLVRADKVTPIAQLKFTPV, from the coding sequence ATGAAGTCAGCCGAAATGAAGCCGGTATGGATGATCGCAGCAGTCTTGCTGCTCACCAGCGCTGCGGCATCCGCGGATCAACTCAGCGACATCAGGCAGAAAGGCGCCGTCAGTTGCGGGGTCTATTCGAATGTCGAGCCCTTCTCCTACCCGGATCCGCAATCCCGGGAACTCGTCGGCATGGACGTCGACCTGTGTCGCGCGTTGGCCAAGCGTCTGAACGTCAAAGCGGCGCTGCAGCCGCTGTCGGTCGAAGCGCGCGTGCCGCAGTTGAAGCTGGGCCGCGTCGACATGGTGATCGCCAACCTGGCCTACACCAAGACGCGCGCCTCGCAGATCGATTTCAGCGACGCCTATTATTCGACCAAGGAAGTGCTGGTCGTCAAGAAAGACAATGCGAACAAGACGCTGGCCGATCTGGCCGGTCAGCGTTTCAGCGCGACCGACGGCTCCACGTCCGCACAGTCGATTCCGCTGTCGATCAAGGACGGCAAAGCCGTGACGTTCCACGACACCAGTTCGGCGTTCACCGCGCTCGAGCAGAACAAGGTGCAAGGTTTCGTCACGAATCAGATGACCGCACGGCAGATACAGTCGCAAGTCAAGGATACGGACGGCGCCGTCGCCATCCTCAAGGAACCCATGCTGATCGAACCGATCGCCGTGGGTTTGCCGCAAGGCCAGCCCGCCTTGAAAGACGCGGTGAACGCGGCGCTCGTCGATATGGACAAGAACGGCGAGATGCAACAGATTTTCGACAAATGGCTGGGGCCGAAAACGAAATACGGTCTGGTTCGCGCGGACAAGGTGACGCCCATCGCGCAACTCAAGTTCACCCCCGTTTAG
- a CDS encoding 2-oxoglutarate dehydrogenase E1 component has product MTLHSSDDALRPRAQDGFSHPSRLSDKASGRLARVANFIAAYREHGYRVARIDPLNLVAAVAVDELTPQWHGLSSAALFPGDAAELDPVAGIAGLHRRLQDVYCGPVGLDASGVRDAARRDWLFNSMESGQALARPSPADQVGLLRRLLAAEEWERVVQRTFPQAKRFSLEGCESMLPLMDTLIEMAALHGIGKAFVGMPHRGRLNTLVNLMGYPPERMMAYLDTTSASAVAQQDLPYHFGGLSAKETSYGKVMLFLAHNPSHLQSVHPVVSGMSRAVSDDDGASGSSCVPIVIHGDAAFAGQGVVMETLNLTQANGYSLGGTIHIVVNNQIGFTTPNPLQPQTHRYCTDIARMIDAPVFHVNADHPEDVMAVARVAFDYRMAFGVDVVIDLVGYRRLGHAEQDIPSVTQAALHAVIDRHPTVTALYGDQMVATDVVSTATLGELRARAATSFHEDARADWQFPPPAVPSFADDARAGAPLSLVRLRELVRAMTAVPAGQRFHDVIHRLIGQWRDAVAREEGIANWCLAENLAYASLLSDGHGVRISGMDVGRGTFMHRHAVWHASEPSPDYADRFVPLRRVAQPGTPFDVVNSPLSEEAVLGFEYGYSTQSRRDLVIWEAQYGDFVNGAQIMIDQYIVSGEAKWGYQSALVILLPHGHEGVGPEHSSGYLSRFLQLCAQDNIRVAFPSNAAQWFHLLRRQALSPQRKPLVVMTPKAQLYANPGSHSVMSELIDGAFQPVLADDAKRDPNRVTRVVLCSGKVFYALQAARDAADTGTGTRADMNTVALLRLELLYPFPKAALAAALAPFVNLAEIVWVQEEDANQGAWQFVRDHLDEACGEAVALRKACPAATPSGARSSAKMQQRDQDDLIAAALGERR; this is encoded by the coding sequence ATGACACTTCATTCGTCCGATGATGCACTGCGCCCCCGTGCGCAAGACGGTTTCTCCCACCCGTCCCGCCTGTCGGACAAGGCGAGCGGACGCCTCGCACGTGTCGCGAACTTCATCGCGGCGTATCGCGAGCACGGCTACCGGGTCGCCCGGATCGATCCGCTGAATCTCGTCGCCGCCGTGGCGGTGGACGAATTGACACCGCAATGGCATGGTCTGTCGTCCGCCGCGCTCTTTCCGGGCGATGCCGCCGAGCTGGATCCCGTGGCCGGCATCGCGGGCCTGCATCGACGCCTGCAGGATGTCTATTGCGGCCCGGTCGGGCTGGACGCGAGCGGCGTGCGCGACGCCGCGCGCCGGGACTGGCTGTTCAACAGCATGGAATCGGGTCAGGCCCTGGCGCGCCCCTCGCCGGCGGATCAGGTAGGCCTGCTGCGGCGCCTGCTGGCCGCGGAGGAATGGGAGCGGGTCGTACAGCGCACCTTCCCGCAGGCGAAGCGTTTTTCGCTCGAAGGCTGCGAAAGCATGCTGCCGCTCATGGATACGCTCATCGAAATGGCCGCCCTGCACGGCATCGGCAAGGCGTTCGTCGGCATGCCGCATCGGGGCCGCCTGAATACGCTGGTCAATCTGATGGGCTATCCGCCCGAGCGGATGATGGCCTACCTGGACACGACATCCGCCAGTGCCGTCGCGCAGCAGGATCTGCCCTATCATTTCGGCGGTCTGTCGGCCAAGGAGACGTCGTACGGAAAGGTCATGCTGTTCCTGGCGCACAATCCGTCGCATCTGCAAAGCGTGCACCCGGTGGTGAGCGGCATGAGCCGCGCCGTGTCGGACGACGATGGCGCGAGCGGTTCGTCCTGCGTGCCGATCGTCATTCACGGCGATGCGGCCTTCGCCGGGCAGGGCGTGGTGATGGAAACGCTGAATCTGACCCAGGCGAACGGTTATTCGCTCGGCGGCACGATCCACATCGTGGTCAACAACCAGATCGGTTTCACCACGCCCAACCCGCTGCAACCGCAGACGCACCGCTATTGCACGGACATCGCGCGCATGATCGATGCGCCGGTCTTCCACGTCAACGCGGACCATCCCGAAGACGTCATGGCGGTGGCGCGGGTGGCCTTCGACTACCGGATGGCGTTCGGCGTGGATGTCGTCATCGACCTCGTCGGCTATCGGCGCCTGGGCCATGCGGAGCAGGATATTCCGTCGGTGACGCAGGCGGCCTTGCATGCGGTGATCGACCGGCATCCCACCGTGACGGCGCTGTATGGGGACCAGATGGTCGCCACCGATGTGGTCTCGACCGCGACCCTGGGCGAATTGCGCGCCCGCGCGGCGACGTCGTTTCACGAGGATGCCCGCGCCGACTGGCAGTTCCCGCCCCCGGCCGTGCCATCCTTTGCGGATGACGCCCGGGCAGGCGCGCCACTGTCGCTGGTGCGTTTGCGCGAGCTGGTCCGGGCGATGACCGCCGTGCCCGCCGGCCAGCGTTTTCACGACGTCATTCACCGCCTGATCGGTCAATGGCGCGATGCCGTGGCGCGGGAAGAGGGCATCGCGAACTGGTGCCTCGCCGAAAATCTCGCCTATGCGTCGTTGCTCTCCGATGGGCATGGCGTCCGGATCTCCGGCATGGACGTGGGCCGTGGCACGTTCATGCACCGGCACGCGGTCTGGCACGCGAGCGAGCCTTCGCCGGATTACGCCGACCGGTTCGTGCCGCTGAGGCGGGTCGCGCAACCCGGCACGCCGTTCGATGTCGTCAATTCGCCGCTGAGCGAGGAAGCGGTGCTGGGCTTCGAGTACGGCTACAGCACGCAGAGCCGCCGCGACCTCGTGATCTGGGAAGCGCAATACGGCGATTTCGTGAATGGCGCGCAGATCATGATCGACCAGTACATCGTGTCCGGCGAGGCGAAGTGGGGGTATCAATCGGCGTTGGTCATCCTGCTGCCGCACGGTCACGAAGGCGTGGGGCCGGAACATTCGAGCGGCTATCTGAGCCGGTTCCTGCAGTTGTGCGCGCAGGACAATATCCGTGTCGCGTTTCCCAGCAACGCGGCGCAATGGTTCCATCTGCTGCGCCGGCAGGCGCTGAGTCCGCAACGCAAGCCGTTGGTCGTCATGACGCCGAAGGCCCAGCTCTACGCGAACCCGGGGTCGCATTCGGTCATGAGCGAACTCATCGACGGCGCGTTCCAGCCCGTCCTGGCCGACGACGCGAAGCGCGATCCGAATAGGGTGACGCGCGTGGTGCTGTGCAGCGGCAAGGTGTTCTACGCGCTGCAGGCGGCACGCGACGCCGCGGACACGGGCACTGGCACGCGCGCCGACATGAACACGGTGGCGCTGTTGCGCCTCGAATTGCTCTACCCGTTTCCGAAGGCGGCGCTGGCGGCCGCGCTGGCGCCGTTCGTCAATCTGGCGGAAATCGTCTGGGTGCAGGAGGAGGATGCGAACCAGGGTGCCTGGCAATTCGTCCGCGATCATCTGGACGAAGCGTGCGGTGAGGCGGTCGCGCTGCGCAAGGCATGCCCGGCCGCGACGCCTTCCGGCGCGCGGTCGTCCGCGAAGATGCAGCAGCGGGATCAGGACGATCTGATCGCGGCGGCGCTGGGCGAACGGCGCTGA
- a CDS encoding methyl-accepting chemotaxis protein: MKARDLKISARLALAFGFVVALMVLTAILGIINLNFSTDKMNLIVNGRYPLISLSNDIKSNGYKANAVLSNLLNVTSPEQKQRYMTEYAAIRSMNAAAYTKLQGLISTPEGRDLLDQQIQARTQYGVAVKRFFADLEAGRQQDAVAEYQGDVARLQSVYYVLVDKMVEHQASVMTNDVANASENAAHAEIEMAALSVLAVLMSIVTGIFITRTIVAPINQAVDLAEAVARGNLAQDVTIEGKDEVSRLLRALKNMIGNLHAIVGQVRSGTDTIATAAREIAGGSRDLAGRTEQQASSLGQTVSAMEQLTSTVKLNADNARQANELALSASTVATRGGGAVDHAVDMMNAINQSSAKIVEIISLIDGIAFQTNILALNAAVEAARAGEHGRGFAVVATEVRNLAQRSAGAAKEIKELINDSVGQVSLGKQSVEEAGAIIRDVMSSIRQVTDIVSGISVSTREQSDGIGQINGAVMQVDRVTQENSALVEESSAAAHALQEQAGQLTEMVRAFRLER, translated from the coding sequence GTGAAAGCTAGAGATCTGAAAATCAGCGCGCGCCTGGCGCTCGCGTTCGGCTTCGTCGTCGCATTGATGGTGTTGACCGCCATTCTCGGCATCATCAATCTGAATTTCAGCACCGACAAGATGAACCTCATCGTCAACGGTCGCTATCCCCTGATTTCCCTGAGCAACGACATCAAGAGCAACGGCTACAAGGCCAACGCGGTCCTGAGCAACCTGCTGAACGTCACCTCCCCGGAACAGAAACAGCGTTACATGACGGAATACGCGGCGATTCGCAGCATGAACGCCGCGGCGTACACGAAGCTGCAGGGCCTGATCAGCACCCCGGAAGGCAGGGATCTCCTGGACCAGCAGATCCAGGCGCGAACCCAATACGGTGTCGCGGTCAAGCGCTTCTTCGCCGATCTGGAAGCGGGACGGCAGCAGGACGCGGTCGCCGAGTACCAGGGCGATGTGGCGCGTCTGCAGAGTGTCTACTACGTGCTGGTCGACAAGATGGTCGAACACCAGGCGAGCGTGATGACCAACGATGTCGCCAACGCCTCGGAAAACGCCGCGCATGCGGAGATCGAAATGGCGGCGCTTTCGGTCCTGGCGGTGCTGATGTCCATCGTGACGGGCATTTTCATCACCCGGACGATCGTCGCGCCCATCAATCAGGCGGTCGATCTGGCGGAGGCGGTCGCGCGGGGCAATCTGGCGCAGGACGTGACGATCGAGGGCAAGGACGAAGTCAGCCGCTTGCTGCGAGCCTTGAAAAACATGATCGGCAATCTGCACGCCATCGTCGGACAGGTGCGCTCCGGCACGGACACCATCGCCACCGCCGCCCGGGAGATCGCGGGCGGCAGCCGCGATCTGGCGGGTCGCACGGAACAGCAGGCCAGTTCGCTGGGACAGACCGTTTCCGCGATGGAGCAGTTGACGTCGACCGTGAAACTGAACGCCGACAACGCGCGTCAGGCGAACGAACTGGCGCTGTCGGCCAGCACCGTGGCGACGCGCGGCGGCGGTGCGGTCGACCATGCCGTCGATATGATGAACGCGATCAACCAGTCGTCGGCCAAGATCGTGGAAATCATTTCGCTGATCGACGGCATCGCTTTTCAAACGAATATTCTCGCCCTCAACGCGGCGGTCGAGGCCGCCCGCGCCGGCGAGCACGGCCGCGGCTTCGCGGTCGTCGCGACCGAAGTGCGCAACCTCGCGCAACGCAGCGCCGGCGCGGCGAAGGAAATCAAGGAACTGATCAACGATTCCGTCGGTCAGGTGAGCCTCGGCAAGCAAAGCGTGGAGGAAGCCGGCGCGATCATCCGCGACGTGATGTCGAGCATCCGGCAAGTGACCGATATCGTCTCGGGCATCAGCGTGTCGACGCGGGAGCAAAGCGACGGCATCGGACAGATCAATGGCGCGGTGATGCAGGTGGACCGGGTAACGCAGGAGAATTCGGCCCTCGTCGAGGAAAGCTCGGCTGCGGCGCATGCGCTGCAGGAGCAGGCCGGACAACTGACCGAAATGGTGCGCGCTTTCCGTCTGGAGCGCTGA
- the panS gene encoding ketopantoate/pantoate/pantothenate transporter PanS: MIPRFTRLFPLWAVLISLLAYVRPASLLGMLPHVPALLMLVMFGMGVTLSLGDFRRVLVRPAPVLVGVILHYLVMPAAAWLVAKALRMPPELATGMILVGSVASGTASTVMVYLARGDVALSITISALSTVVGVVATPFLTRLYTDAAIHVAVGAMMLSIVQIVAVPVALGLLINTLFTRAVRRVEPMLPLVSMVAILLIIGAIVAGTQATIATVGMLTVIGVILHNGIGLLSGYWGGRLLGFDKTICRTLAFEIGMQNSGLAATLGKLYFGPMAALPGALFSVWHNLSGSMLSSWWSSRPTGVESTATLSSEETIR, from the coding sequence CTGATACCCCGCTTCACCCGCCTGTTCCCCCTGTGGGCGGTCCTGATCTCGCTGCTCGCCTATGTACGGCCCGCCAGCCTGCTCGGCATGCTGCCCCATGTGCCCGCGCTGTTGATGCTGGTCATGTTCGGCATGGGCGTGACCCTCTCGCTCGGGGACTTCCGCCGCGTGCTGGTCCGTCCGGCGCCGGTGCTGGTCGGCGTCATCCTGCATTACCTGGTGATGCCCGCCGCGGCGTGGCTCGTGGCGAAGGCGCTGCGCATGCCGCCCGAACTCGCCACCGGGATGATCCTGGTCGGCAGCGTCGCGAGCGGCACCGCGTCCACCGTCATGGTCTATCTGGCGCGCGGCGACGTCGCGCTGTCGATCACGATCAGCGCGCTGTCGACCGTGGTGGGCGTGGTGGCCACGCCGTTCCTCACCCGGCTCTATACCGACGCGGCCATCCACGTCGCGGTGGGCGCGATGATGCTCAGCATCGTGCAGATCGTCGCGGTGCCGGTGGCGCTGGGCCTGTTGATCAATACGCTGTTCACGCGCGCCGTGCGCCGTGTCGAGCCGATGCTGCCGCTGGTGTCGATGGTCGCGATCCTGCTGATCATCGGCGCGATCGTCGCCGGCACCCAGGCGACGATCGCCACCGTGGGAATGCTCACAGTGATCGGCGTGATCCTGCACAACGGCATCGGCCTGCTCAGCGGCTATTGGGGCGGCCGCCTGCTGGGCTTCGACAAGACCATCTGCCGCACGCTCGCGTTCGAGATCGGCATGCAGAACTCCGGTCTCGCCGCCACGCTGGGCAAGCTGTATTTCGGCCCGATGGCCGCCCTGCCGGGCGCGCTGTTCTCCGTATGGCACAATCTTTCGGGTTCGATGCTGTCGTCGTGGTGGTCGTCGCGCCCGACCGGTGTCGAAAGCACCGCAACGCTGTCCTCAGAGGAAACGATTCGATGA